The following proteins are encoded in a genomic region of Populus trichocarpa isolate Nisqually-1 chromosome 13, P.trichocarpa_v4.1, whole genome shotgun sequence:
- the LOC18104339 gene encoding bark storage protein A, whose amino-acid sequence MSTVNLAALLLLGLLLVMPQQSMQASLIDPIAEIERSNCKIAHLRLGLVFTSDNNERALQDSGLYSPDSEDSSVDIAGRRFHSGTLNGSSIVYVKTGSHSVNMATTLQILLVRFSIHGVIYFGNAGSLDKKTMVPGDVSVPQAVAFTGVWNWKKFGSEKGKLVFGDFNYPENGENLLGTVQYEKINMFSPSEAPKEVFWLPITKSWYNAATEALKDMKLRKCYSDECLPGKPKVVFGSKSSTSDFYVRNKAYGDFLNDNFDAKTADTASASVALTSLSNEKLFVVFQGVSNVAGETSSNKGVSYLASYNAFLAATKFINSIPTPRLACE is encoded by the exons ATGTCTACAGTCAATTTGGCAGCACTGCTGTTGCTTGGGCTGCTGCTGGTTATGCCACAGCAGTCCATGCAAGCGAGTTTGATAGACCCCATTGCTGAAATCGAGAGAAGCAACTGCAAAATCGCACACCTTCGCTTAGGGCTTGTTTTTACGTCTGATAACAACGAAAGGGCTCTGCAAGACTCTGGACTCTATAGCCCTGACAGTGAAGACTCTTCTGTTGACATTGCGGGCAGAAGGTTCCATAGCGGGACACTAAACGGTTCTTCTATTGTATATGTCAAGACAGGGAGTCATTCA gTAAATATGGCAACAACTTTGCAAATCCTTCTAGTTAGATTCAGCATTCACGGAGTCATCTATTTTGGGAATGCTGGAAGCTTGGATAAGAAAACAATGGTTCCAGGTGATGTTTCTGTGCCGCAGGCTGTTGCCTTCACAGGAGTTTGGAACTGGAAG AAATTCGGATCGGAGAAAGGTAAACTGGTATTTGGAGATTTCAATTATCCAGAGAATGGAGAGAACTTGTTGGGGACTGTACAGTAtgagaaaattaacatgttctCTCCAAGTGAAGCGCCCAAGGAAGTTTTCTGGCTTCCCATCACCAAATCCTGGTATAATGCTGCCACTGAAGCGCTCAAG GATATGAAGTTAAGAAAATGCTATTCTGATGAATGCCTGCCCGGAAAACCCAAAGTTGTCTTTGGATCGAAGAGTTCTACTTCTGATTTTTACGTTCGAAATAAAGCTTACGGAGACTTCCTTAACGATAATTTTGATGCAAAAACTGCCGATACAGCAAGTGCTTCTGTAGCTTTG ACATCTTTGTCAAATGAAAAGCTCTTCGTGGTGTTCCAAGGTGTTTCAAATGTAGCTGGTGAAACAAGTTCAAACAAAGGAGTTAGCTATTTAGCCTCCTACAACGCCTTCCTTGCTGCCACCAAGTTCATTAATTCAATTCCTACGCCACGACTTGCTTGTGAGTGA